GCCAGAACTGCATGCATACCGGTTGGATGATTTGACTGCAAATTGGGGTAAGCTGCTTATAGGCATACCATAGTTGCGGTGGGGCAAAAAAGCGGGAGTTGCTTCTCGATGTTCTCGATTTTGAACACTGAGTACGCCATTCACTGTTTAGAATGACTTAGGTATGACAGCCTGCTTCGGAACCCAATAGCACATGCGGAAAATAGAAGATGTGTCGAGGCGGCTGCGTGCAGGATATTATGGGGAAAGCAACGTTTTTAGCGCTGAGGCTTTTTCCCGGGGAACTACGGAACTACAACAGCAGCATTTGCGATTCGAGACAGTGTCCAAAAGATCCCTCAACTCCCTAAACATCTATACTTAAAAGATATCTATTCTCTTTAGTGGCCCATATGACCTGCCTGTGGCTTTGCCTCTGGCAGATTACTTCTGCTGTTTTCCGCCGTACAAGGCCTTCCACTCGtctattttcttttcgtcgattctcttgaacaagtatTGGGCCTTGCCGATGTTGTGGCCTGGCTCCAACACAAGTTCGAACTTATCTGTGATCGACAATGGTGGGGCAGCCAAGGTCTCGGAAATCTGGTTTCTGGTTTCTGGCATGAATGGACTGATGACAGCAGAAACCAAGTAGATCAAGTTCAagccaacaccaacaacagcaTCGGCAACTTCGGGCGAATCGTTGAAGAGCGAGTTGTCCAACTTGTTCTCTTGCAAGAACTGGTTACCTCTGGAGGAAATAGACATGGCCAACTCTAAACCTCTTCTTATGCTCACGGCTTCCATGGCCTCAATGTACTGAGCCAATAACGTGTTgacatcatcttcaaaagccTTGTAGTTTGGAATGTTTCTTGGGTCGAACTCAGGAACAACACCGTTGTATTTGGCAATGGCAAACTTCACCAATCTGTTGACAAAATTACccaagttggccaaaagctcagagTTGTTCTTAGTGACGAATTCCTTCCACGAGAAGTGAGAGTCCGAGCTTTCTGGACGAACAGACGCCAAGTAGTATCTCCATACGGACGGAGAAATTCCAGTGTCTTTGGCATTGTTACCAAAAACTCCGACACCACGAGACTTGGAGAATTTACCATCCTCGTATTGCAAGTATTCTGTGGTGTTCAAATGGTGCAACATGGTCCACTTCTCCTTGGTGCCGATTTCCGAAGATGGGAAAACAACCGTGTGAAAGGGAACGTTGTCTTTACCCATGAACTGGTACAATTGGACGTTTTCAGGGTTCTTCCACCATTTCTCCCAAGCTTTTGGTTCCGATTTGTCTTTGAAGTAGTTGGCAGTGATAGAAACGTATCCGATACATGCATCAAACCACACGTACAAAACCTTGTTTTCGTAATTCTCTAAAGGCACAGGTGTTCCCCAGAATAAGTCACGGGTGATACATCTAGGCTCCAAACCCTGCTTCAACCAggagttggtgatggtCTTAGAATTCTTGGACCAGGAGCCCTTTTCAGAGGCTTCCTCCACCCACTTTTTGAGTTCGGGTTCTAGCTCGTTTAGCTTCAAGTAAATATGTGTAGACTCCTTCACCACAGGAGTGGCATTATCAAGTTTACATCTGGGGTTGATCAACTCCAAGGGGTTCAACAAACCGCCACACTTGTCACACTGGTCGCCACGAGCATCCTCGTAACCACACTTTGGACAGGTTCCCTCAACGAATCTGTCAGCCAAGAAAGCCTTGTGCACTGGACAGAACAACTGCTCCGTGGTTTGTTCCTCCAAGTAACCATTTTTGTGCAATTTCATGAATATGTCCTGAGCAATTTCGGTCTGTAATGGGGTAGTAGTACGGCCGAAATGGTCAAACTCTATGTCGAACCAGTCGTAAACCTCTTTATGCAATTTATGGTACTTGTCACAGAGCTGCTGGGGCGtaatcttctcctccaaagcCTTCGTTTCCGTAGCAGTACCGTATTCGTCGGTACCGCAAATGAAAAGAGCGTTGTAGTTTCTGTTCTTCGCGTAACGGGCGTAGATGTCTGCGGAAAGCACCGAGCCGACAACGTTACCCAAGTGAGGAACGTTGTTCACGTAAGGCAACGCCGACGTGATCAAGATGtttctttcattttcctTAGGCTGGATGTTGTCGCCTTGCTCCTTCACCAAGTATCCTGTCTTGACACGAGTAGCGCCCGTGGCAGATGCAACGGTTCTCTCAGTCTTGGTAACAGTCTTAGCTTTGGCAATACCTTCAGCTACCTTGGGATTTTTGGAGAACTCAGCAGCCCACTTACCAATACTAGTTTCTTGAATATCCGTCAAGAAAGGGTACACAGCACCAAAGACGATTATATTAGCGCTCAGCTCTTTCGTATCCTGTGGCGTCTCtaacttcttcaacgctTCCACAGCTAGTTCTTTCTTCCCAGATTTCAACGCCTGGTAAACGTCCGTCTCCTCAGTCAGGATATTAACACCATTGCTGAAATCTCCAGTGATATACTTAACTATAGCATTTGGCTCTACAAGCTCAAATGCAGACTTCACCTCTTTGAGCTGGAGAGATGAGTCATCTGACCTGGAGATTTCGACGTTTGGAGTAGCAAGTGCCAACGCCACTGCAACTTTTACGTTGTTGGCCTGTGCAAGAAAGCCTTTGCCTTTGTCAGCAGCGACTACTAAGGACATGGGGATTAATGTGTGGGGAGGTTTGGTTTATAATTTTTTGTGAAGATTTGAGACGATATACTGGTAGGGTAGACCCGTACACCAAAATTAGCCCAGGTTCCATAGCCGGTCCCTTTTCTACAATATATCATaaaaaatttcaaagaCGAATGGTGTCGCTAAAAAGTAGAAAGATTTTGGAATAGGGCAATGTTGGTTTTGTAGATTTTCGCCTTCTACAAGGGTTTCAAAtctgtggctgcaaaaaagagatgaaCTGCATGGGTCCAGGCTTCTGCATTCGGTATCCTCCGTACCCTCACCAAAATAAGTACAATAAGTGTGAATATGGAGAATCACGACTTTAAAATTTTGACGATTTAATAGTGGCTATATTTTTGTTCATTGGGGAGGGATTTGTAGAGCCAAGACAGACCCTTTCCTGCAGTCCCGGCATTTATCGAGCACTGAATTCCAGTATCGCaaatatcaccaaaaagTAGAAACCTCGACACTCACACGCAAAATGCATCAATTGGGAAAAAGGGCACTTGCCACGTCTATAAGGGACCCGTATAACGCATTGATATCGGTTCGGGCAAACCCAAAACCCGGAAAGGGTCCTCTAGCACCTCTCACGTGGACCGCTAAGGATaacatcaccaccacaGAAGAACCTACCACATGTGCTTCCGCAATTCTAAAAAACTACTACAGTCCATTTGATGCTACAGTGGTGAGACTCTTGAATGAGGCAGGAGCAACTCTTTTGGGCAAGAACAACTTGGACGAATTCGGCATGGGGTCCTCAAATACCAACTCTGCGTTTGGACCCGTGAAAAACCCGCTCTACGAGGAGTTTCGTGTTGCTGGTGGTTCTTCTGGCGgctctgctgctgcagtATCCGGTGAGCTTTGTGATTTCTCTTTAGGCACAGACACAGGTGGTTCAGTTCGTCAGCCAGCAAGCTACTGTGGGATTCTTGGGTTCAAACCCACGTATGGAAGAGTCTCAAGGTGGGGAGTGGTAGCATACGCACAAGGGTTCGATACAGTGGGAATTCTAGCGAGAGACTTTGCAGTTTTGAGAAAAACATTTGATGTGATCGATAAGTACGACGAGAAGGACGTAACTAGTATGCCTATATGGATACGAAAGAAATTTGGCGCTGCATTCCTCCCAGAGAAGCTAAAAATTGGTGTTCCGCATGAGTTCTTGGTTGGAGAGATGctggaagaaacaagaagtgAGTATTTTGCCACACTTCGAAATTTGCAAGACTCTGGACACGCAATTATCCCTGTTTCTCTACCCAGCATCAAAAAAGCTCTTCCAGCATACTACACTTTGGTTTCCGCCAGCGCAGCATCTACTCTTTCTCGCTTTGACGGCGTGAGGTATGGTGTTTCAATTAAGCCTGAGTATCCTGAGACGATCGTTTCCACTAATAGATCTAAGGGTCTTGGGATTGAAGTTCAGCGAAGAACCCTTTTGGGCAACTTTACGCTTTCTTCAGAATCTGGTGATCATTTTGTGCAAGCAACTAAGATTAGACAGCTGCTTGTGGAGGAAATGAATGACGTTCTTACCTTCCCCAATCATCTTTTGAACACTCCAGAGAACCCAGATGGTGTCCATGTATTAGTGGCGCCCACTGCATTTGGGGAGGCTCCAACAATAGAAGATTATAAACTGGCATGCAAGTCGAGTCTTGTGAATGGTTACATCAACGATATCAT
This DNA window, taken from Candidozyma auris chromosome 7, complete sequence, encodes the following:
- the MES1 gene encoding methionine--tRNA ligase MES1 gives rise to the protein MSLVVAADKGKGFLAQANNVKVAVALALATPNVEISRSDDSSLQLKEVKSAFELVEPNAIVKYITGDFSNGVNISTEETDVYQALKSGKKELAVEALKKLETPQDTKESSANIIVFGAVYPFLTDIQETSIGKWAAEFSKNPKVAEGIAKAKTVTKTERTVASATGATRVKTGYLVKEQGDNIQPKENERNILITSALPYVNNVPHLGNVVGSVLSADIYARYAKNRNYNALFICGTDEYGTATETKALEEKITPQQLCDKYHKLHKEVYDWFDIEFDHFGRTTTPLQTEIAQDIFMKLHKNGYLEEQTTEQLFCPVHKAFLADRFVEGTCPKCGYEDARGDQCDKCGGLLNPLELINPRCKLDNATPVVKESTHIYLKLNELEPELKKWVEEASEKGSWSKNSKTITNSWLKQGLEPRCITRDLFWGTPVPLENYENKVLYVWFDACIGYVSITANYFKDKSEPKAWEKWWKNPENVQLYQFMGKDNVPFHTVVFPSSEIGTKEKWTMLHHLNTTEYLQYEDGKFSKSRGVGVFGNNAKDTGISPSVWRYYLASVRPESSDSHFSWKEFVTKNNSELLANLGNFVNRLVKFAIAKYNGVVPEFDPRNIPNYKAFEDDVNTLLAQYIEAMEAVSIRRGLELAMSISSRGNQFLQENKLDNSLFNDSPEVADAVVGVGLNLIYLVSAVISPFMPETRNQISETLAAPPLSITDKFELVLEPGHNIGKAQYLFKRIDEKKIDEWKALYGGKQQK
- a CDS encoding glutamyl-tRNA(Gln) amidotransferase subunit HER2, whose amino-acid sequence is MHQLGKRALATSIRDPYNALISVRANPKPGKGPLAPLTWTAKDNITTTEEPTTCASAILKNYYSPFDATVVRLLNEAGATLLGKNNLDEFGMGSSNTNSAFGPVKNPLYEEFRVAGGSSGGSAAAVSGELCDFSLGTDTGGSVRQPASYCGILGFKPTYGRVSRWGVVAYAQGFDTVGILARDFAVLRKTFDVIDKYDEKDVTSMPIWIRKKFGAAFLPEKLKIGVPHEFLVGEMSEETRSEYFATLRNLQDSGHAIIPVSLPSIKKALPAYYTLVSASAASTLSRFDGVRYGVSIKPEYPETIVSTNRSKGLGIEVQRRTLLGNFTLSSESGDHFVQATKIRQSLVEEMNDVLTFPNHLLNTPENPDGVHVLVAPTAFGEAPTIEDYKSACKSSLVNGYINDIMTIPASLAGCPSISVPMRNRRYGLQVMSQYGYDHFLLKAAELIEAHR